A section of the Trichomycterus rosablanca isolate fTriRos1 chromosome 6, fTriRos1.hap1, whole genome shotgun sequence genome encodes:
- the b3galt1a gene encoding beta-1,3-galactosyltransferase 1 translates to MISKVSCLYLLTVLCWASALWYLSGSRPSNTYVGVSFPVRRQPHRLPKNFTFSNIRTRTLNPHAFQFLINEPNKCEGEPPFLLILISTNHKEFDARQAIRETWGDENTYNDVRIITLFLLGHNPEPVLNQMVEQESQIFHDIIVEDFKDSYRNLTLKTLMGMRWVASYCPNAKYVMKTDSDIFVNMDNLVLNVLRPEAKPRQRFFTGHVINGGPIRDTHSKWYMSREVYPESKYPPFCSGTGYVFSGDMAELIYKTSLHTHLIYLEDVYVGLCLRKLGIHPIQNNGFNHWKMSYSLCRYRRVVTVHQISPEEMHRIWNDMSSKKHLKC, encoded by the coding sequence ATGATCTCGAAGGTGTCTTGCCTGTACCTGCTTACCGTGTTGTGCTGGGCGAGTGCTTTATGGTACCTCAGCGGTTCCAGGCCCTCTAACACCTACGTAGGTGTATCATTTCCTGTCCGCAGACAACCTCATCGACTCCCGAAAAACTTTACCTTCAGCAATATCCGAACACGCACTCTCAACCCACACGCTTTTCAATTCCTCATCAACGAGCCAAACAAATGTGAGGGTGAGCCACCATTTCTACTCATTTTGATCAGCACCAACCACAAGGAGTTTGATGCTCGGCAGGCTATACGGGAGACCTGGGGTGACGAGAACACGTACAACGATGTCCGAATCATCACTCTGTTCCTGCTCGGCCACAATCCTGAGCCAGTCCTAAACCAGATGGTTGAGCAGGAGAGTCAGATCTTCCATGACATCATTGTTGAGGACTTTAAAGATTCATACAGGAACCTCACCCTAAAAACCCTAATGGGCATGCGCTGGGTGGCCTCCTACTGCCCCAATGCCAAGTATGTCATGAAAACTGACAGTGACATTTTCGTTAACATGGACAACCTTGTGCTGAACGTGCTGAGGCCCGAGGCAAAACCAAGGCAGCGTTTCTTTACAGGCCATGTCATAAACGGAGGACCCATTCGGGACACCCACAGCAAGTGGTACATGTCCAGAGAGGTGTACCCTGAAAGCAAGTACCCGCCTTTTTGCTCCGGGACGGGATACGTATTCTCTGGGGACATGGCAGAGTTGATCTATAAGACTTCTCTTCACACTCACCTCATCTACTTGGAGGACGTCTACGTAGGTTTGTGCCTGCGTAAGCTGGGCATTCACCCCATTCAGAACAATGGATTTAACCACTGGAAGATGAGCTACAGCCTTTGCCGCTACCGCAGAGTTGTCACTGTACACCAGATCTCACCAGAGGAAATGCACAGGATATGGAATGACATGTCTAGCAAGAAACATCTCAAGTGCTAA